In Georgenia soli, a genomic segment contains:
- the pdxT gene encoding pyridoxal 5'-phosphate synthase glutaminase subunit PdxT: protein MTVRPTVGVLALQGDVREHLSALTRSGAAAVPVRRPEELATVDGLVLPGGESTTMDKLLRAFGLFAPLRERIAAGMPVFGSCAGMILLADRVLDRPADQQTLGGIDMTVRRNAFGRQVDSFERPLHAPALEAGGGLLHAVFIRAPWVEEAGPGVEVLATTDTPATPPGRGPGEGTGRIVAVRHGSLLATAFHPEIGDDTRVHQYFVELVRENAVAATQHSSI from the coding sequence GTGACAGTCCGCCCCACCGTCGGCGTGCTCGCCCTGCAGGGCGACGTGCGTGAGCACCTTTCCGCACTCACCCGTTCGGGCGCCGCCGCCGTCCCGGTCCGACGACCTGAGGAGCTCGCGACCGTCGACGGGCTCGTCCTGCCCGGCGGGGAGTCGACGACGATGGACAAGCTCCTGCGCGCGTTCGGCCTCTTCGCCCCGCTGCGAGAGCGCATCGCGGCCGGCATGCCGGTGTTCGGCTCGTGCGCCGGGATGATCCTGCTCGCGGACCGGGTGCTGGACCGCCCGGCCGACCAGCAGACGCTCGGCGGGATCGACATGACGGTGCGGCGCAACGCGTTCGGCCGGCAGGTCGACTCCTTCGAGCGGCCGCTGCACGCCCCCGCGCTCGAGGCCGGTGGCGGCCTTCTCCACGCCGTGTTCATCCGGGCGCCGTGGGTGGAGGAGGCGGGTCCCGGGGTCGAGGTCCTCGCCACCACCGACACCCCCGCCACGCCGCCGGGCCGCGGGCCGGGCGAGGGCACGGGTAGGATCGTCGCAGTCCGCCACGGCAGCCTGCTCGCGACCGCCTTCCACCCGGAGATCGGTGACGACACGCGCGTGCACCAGTACTTTGTCGAGCTGGTCCGCGAGAACGCCGTGGCCGCCACGCAGCACTCGAGCATCTGA
- a CDS encoding YebC/PmpR family DNA-binding transcriptional regulator, which translates to MAGHSKWATTKHKKAAIDAKRGKLFARLIKNVEVAARTGGGDPAGNPTLFDAIQKAKKASVPADNIDRAVKRGSGAESGGADYETIMYEGYAPGGVAVLVECLTDNRNRAASDVRVAFTRNGGNLADPGSVSYLFTRRGVVIVPKTDGLTEDDVLTAVLDAGAEEVNDLGESFEVISEAADVVAVRTAVQEAGLDYDSAEAQFVPSMEVEVDVEGARKVLRLIDALEDCDDVQNVFANFDASDEVMAALDEED; encoded by the coding sequence TTGGCCGGTCACTCCAAGTGGGCCACCACCAAGCACAAGAAGGCGGCGATCGACGCCAAGCGCGGCAAGCTGTTCGCCCGCCTCATCAAGAACGTCGAGGTGGCGGCCCGCACCGGCGGCGGTGACCCGGCCGGCAACCCGACCCTCTTCGACGCCATCCAGAAGGCCAAGAAGGCCTCGGTCCCGGCCGACAACATCGACCGCGCCGTCAAGCGCGGGTCCGGGGCCGAGAGCGGCGGTGCCGACTACGAGACCATCATGTACGAGGGGTACGCCCCCGGCGGCGTCGCCGTGCTCGTCGAGTGCCTCACGGACAACCGCAACCGCGCCGCCTCCGACGTGCGCGTGGCATTCACCCGCAACGGCGGCAACCTCGCCGACCCGGGCTCGGTGTCCTACCTGTTCACCCGGCGCGGCGTGGTCATCGTCCCCAAGACCGACGGCCTCACCGAGGACGACGTCCTCACCGCCGTGCTCGACGCCGGTGCCGAGGAGGTCAACGACCTCGGGGAGAGCTTCGAGGTGATCTCCGAGGCGGCCGACGTCGTGGCGGTGCGCACGGCGGTGCAGGAGGCCGGGCTCGACTACGACTCCGCGGAGGCGCAGTTCGTCCCCTCGATGGAGGTCGAGGTCGACGTCGAGGGTGCGCGCAAGGTCCTGCGGCTCATCGACGCGCTCGAGGACTGCGACGACGTGCAGAACGTCTTTGCCAACTTCGACGCCTCCGACGAGGTCATGGCCGCCCTCGACGAGGAGGACTGA
- the ruvC gene encoding crossover junction endodeoxyribonuclease RuvC, translating to MRILGVDPGLTRCGLGVVETTGTGRRVRLVDVGVVRTPAELSPHLRLLAVAEEIDQWIDRHRPDVVAVERVFAQANVRSITGTSQVAGVAMLAAARAHLPLALHTPSEVKAAVTGNGRAEKPQVQEMVRRILGLEEKPRPADAADSLALAICHAWRGGGVGSAVRAQYGGADTLPRAAGPGLTPAQRMWAEAERSARRAGAVAPKG from the coding sequence GTGCGCATCCTCGGAGTCGACCCCGGACTGACCCGCTGCGGCCTCGGCGTCGTGGAGACGACCGGGACCGGACGGCGGGTCCGCCTCGTCGACGTCGGTGTCGTCCGCACCCCGGCGGAGCTCTCACCGCACCTGCGCCTCCTCGCGGTGGCGGAGGAGATCGACCAGTGGATCGACCGGCACCGTCCCGACGTCGTCGCCGTGGAGCGCGTCTTCGCACAGGCCAACGTCCGAAGCATCACCGGCACCTCGCAGGTGGCCGGCGTCGCGATGCTCGCCGCCGCACGGGCGCACCTGCCCCTCGCCCTGCACACCCCGAGCGAGGTCAAGGCCGCCGTGACCGGGAACGGTCGCGCCGAGAAGCCGCAGGTGCAGGAGATGGTCCGCCGCATCCTCGGTCTCGAGGAGAAGCCCCGGCCGGCGGACGCCGCGGACTCGCTCGCGCTGGCCATCTGCCACGCGTGGAGAGGGGGCGGCGTGGGCAGCGCGGTGCGCGCGCAGTACGGCGGCGCGGACACCCTGCCGCGCGCCGCCGGCCCGGGGCTGACCCCCGCCCAGCGCATGTGGGCGGAGGCCGAGCGCTCGGCGCGCCGGGCCGGGGCCGTCGCCCCCAAGGGGTAG